From Betta splendens chromosome 3, fBetSpl5.4, whole genome shotgun sequence, the proteins below share one genomic window:
- the trpm7 gene encoding transient receptor potential cation channel subfamily M member 7 isoform X5 — MSQKPWIERTFTKRECVYILPVSKDPHRCLPGCQICQQLVRCCCGRLVRQHVGFTASLATKYSDVKLGENSALPMPELEGWSVEKHTEESSTDAYGVINFQGGSHSYRAKYVRLSHNSRPESILRLMLKEWNMELPKILISVHGGVQNFELHPRIKQVVGKGLIKAAVTTGAWILTGGVNTGVAKHVGDALKEHCSRSSKKICTIGIAPWGVIENRSDLIGRDIIAPYQTLLNPLSKLNVLNNLHSHFLLVDDGTVGKYGAEVQLRRDLEKHINLQRIHARIGQGVPVVALIFEGGPNVILTVLEYLQESPPVPVVVCEGTGRAADILAYVHKQTEEGGGLPDGVETDIIATIKKTFNFSQSDAIHLFQTLMECMKSKELITVFHISSEEHQDIDVAILRALLQGTNASSFDQLALTLAWDRVDIAKNHVFVYGQQLLVSSLEQAMLDALVMDRVDFVKLLIENGVSMHRFLTISRLEELYNTKQLPNNPTLLHLIRDVKQSHLPPNYKISLIDVGLVIEFLMGGTYRCNYTRKRFRIIYNNLHGNNRRSGRHTAGPGSQLRKNHESFSMQADKKEKTRHNHFIKTAQPYKPKPESSTEQSKKNKEEIVDIDDPETRRFPYPFNELLVWAVLMKRQKMALFFWQHGEENMAKALVACKLCRSMGYEAKKSDMVDDTSEEFKEYSNEFGTLAVDLLEQSFRQDETMAMKLLTYELKNWSNSTCLKLAVSSHLRPFVAHTCTQMLLFDMWMGRLNMRKNSW, encoded by the exons ATG TCCCAGAAACCCTGGATAGAAAGGACCTTCACCAAGCGGGAATGTGTGTACATACTTCCAGTGTCAAAGGATCCTCACAG ATGCCTTCCAGGATGTCAGATTTGCCAGCAGCTCGTCCG GTGCTGCTGCGGCCGGCTGGTGCGCCAGCACGTTGGCTTCACAGCCAGCTTGGCCACCAAGTACTCGGACGTGAAGCTGGGTGAGAACTCAGCACTGCCCATGCCTGAACTGGAAGGATGGTCTGTGGAAAAACACACGGAGGAGAGCTCCACAGACGCCTATGGTGTCATCAACTTCCAGGGAGGGTCTCATTCATACAGAGCCAAG TATGTTCGTTTGTCTCACAACTCTCGGCCTGAGAGCATCCTTCGGCTGATGCTGAAAGAGTGGAATATGGAGCTACCCAAGATCCTCATCTCTGTCCATGGAGGAGTTCAGAACTTCGAGCTACACCCTCGAATCAAACAAGTGGTGGGAAAGGGCCTCATCAAAGCAGCAGTTACCACAGGGGCCTGGATTCTCACTGGAGGGGTCAACACAG GTGTGGCAAAGCATGTGGGAGATGCTCTGAAAGAACACTGTTCACGATCATCAAAAAAGATTTGCACTATTGGGATTGCACCATGGGGAGTCATTGAAAACCGAAGTGATCTAATTGGCAGAGAC ATTATTGCTCCATATCAGACACTACTCAACCCTCTCAGCAAACTCAATGTTCTCAACAACCTGCATTCTCATTTCCTCCTGGTGGACGATGGGACCGTGGGCAAGTATGGCGCCGAGGTCCAGCTGCGAAGAGACCTGGAAAAGCACATAAACCTCCAAAGAATACATGCAC GGATCGGTCAGGGTGTTCCTGTTGTGGCCTTGATCTTCGAGGGTGGACCCAACGTGATCCTCACTGTGCTGGAGTACCTTCAGGAGAGCCCTCCTGTCCCAGTGGTGGTGTGCGAGGGCACGGGCCGTGCTGCTGACATACTGGCCTACGTCCACAAGCagacggaggagggagg AGGTCTTCCCGATGGAGTAGAGACTGACATCATCGCAACCATCAAGAAAACCTTCAACTTTAGCCAGAGCGATGCCATCCATCTCTTTCAGACCTTGATGGAGTGCATGAAGAGTAAAGAACTG ATCACTGTGTTTCACATCAGCTCAGAGGAGCACCAGGACATTGACGTAGCCATTCTGAGGGCTTTACTCCAAG GCACAAATGCGTCTTCCTTCGACCAGCTGGCCCTGACTTTGGCCTGGGATCGTGTTGACATTGCCAAGAATCACGTGTTTGTGTACGGACAGCAGCTCCTG GTGAGCTCTCTGGAGCAAGCGATGCTGGATGCGCTCGTGATGGACAGGGTGGATTTCGTCAAGTTGCTGATAGAAAACGGAGTGAGCATGCACCGTTTCCTGACAATCAGTCGTCTGGAGGAGCTCTACAACACG AAACAACTTCCAAACAACCCGACTCTTCTGCATCTCATTAGAGATGTTAAACAG AGTCATCTGCCCCCAAATTATAAAATCTCTTTGATTGACGTGGGCCTGGTTATCGAGTTTCTGATGGGTGGAACTTACAGGTGCAACTACACCAGGAAACGTTTCCGAATCATTTATAACAACCTGCATGGAAACAATAGG AGGTCAGGGCGGCACACAGCAGGGCCCGGGTCCCAGTTAAGGAAAAACCACGAGTCGTTTAGTATGCAGGCCGACAAGAAGGAGAAGACGAGGCACAACCACTTCATCAAGACCGCCCAGCCGTACAAACCCAAG CCGGAGTCTTCAACAGAGCAGAGCAAGAAGAACAAGGAAGAGATTGTGGACATCGACGACCCAGAGACACGCCGGTTCCCCTACCCTTTCAATGAACTGCTGGTGTGGGCTGTGCTAATGAAAAGGCAGAAAATGGCCCTGTTCTTCTGGCAGCACGGAGAAGAGAACATGGCCAAAGCGCTGGTGGCGTGTAAACTGTGCCGGTCCATGGGCTACGAAGCCAAGAAAAGCGATATGGTGGACGACACGTCGGAGGAGTTCAAGGAATATTCAAA CGAGTTCGGGACCTTAGCAGTGGACCTGCTGGAGCAGTCCTTTAGGCAGGATGAAACCATGGCCATGAAGCTGCTGACGTACGAGCTGAAGAACTGGAGCAACTCCACGTGTTTGAAGCTCGCCGTCTCCTCCCACTTGCGTCCCTTTGTGGCCCACACCTGCACCCAGATGTTGCTGTTCGACATGTGGATGGGACGGCTGAACATGCGCAAGAACTCCTG GTGA